A section of the Clostridia bacterium genome encodes:
- a CDS encoding citramalate synthase, whose translation MNNIVKIFDSTLRDGAQAAGISFSLEDKLNVVKTLDELGVSYIEAGNPGSNPKDMEFFNLVKKLDLKHSRIAAFCSTRRKDSTPENDDSLKSALSSGAPVLVVVGKASAFQVENVLEVSLEENLSMIRETMSYLKAQGREVIFDAEHFFDGYRDNAEYALTAIKAAQEGGADTIVLCETNGGILPDEVMCIVGEARKAVTIPLGIHCHNDAGCAVANSLAAVRAGATHVQGTYLGFGERCGNANLSTIIPNLQLKMGKSCIPDENIEKLTSAASDIADIANITIESGMPYVGASAFAHKGGMHASGVVKASSSFEHIDPARVGNFRRFLASEVAGRATILQKIHQFDKSITRDDPFVAETLSKLKELEYEGWQFESADASFELLVRRINGSYNPHFELIHCKAISEQPHKDDDGAFAAVKVRVDGRVEMTAAEGNGPVNAIDAALRKSLEVFYPTLSAVHLIDYKVRVLESGEATGAKVRVLITTTDGQRTWTTVGVSADIIEASWLALRDSIEYKLLRDEQNA comes from the coding sequence ATGAACAATATCGTAAAAATTTTCGATTCCACCTTAAGGGACGGAGCGCAGGCAGCAGGCATTTCGTTTTCTTTGGAGGACAAGCTCAACGTGGTAAAAACGCTCGACGAGCTCGGCGTATCATATATAGAAGCGGGCAATCCGGGATCTAACCCGAAGGATATGGAATTTTTCAATCTTGTAAAAAAGCTTGATTTGAAGCATTCGCGCATAGCGGCGTTCTGCTCTACAAGAAGAAAGGATTCCACCCCCGAGAACGACGATTCGCTCAAAAGCGCGCTTTCGTCGGGCGCGCCCGTGCTCGTAGTCGTAGGCAAGGCGTCGGCTTTCCAGGTCGAAAATGTGCTTGAAGTATCGCTTGAAGAAAATCTTTCGATGATACGCGAAACGATGAGCTATCTTAAAGCGCAGGGACGCGAGGTCATATTCGACGCGGAACACTTTTTTGACGGTTACCGCGACAATGCCGAATATGCGCTGACGGCTATTAAAGCCGCTCAGGAAGGCGGAGCAGATACGATAGTGCTCTGTGAAACGAACGGCGGAATACTGCCCGACGAGGTCATGTGTATCGTGGGCGAGGCGAGAAAGGCCGTGACGATACCGCTCGGCATTCACTGCCACAACGATGCGGGCTGCGCCGTGGCGAATTCGCTTGCGGCGGTGCGCGCGGGAGCAACTCATGTTCAGGGTACATATCTCGGCTTCGGCGAGCGGTGCGGCAACGCGAATCTTTCGACGATAATACCCAATCTACAGCTTAAAATGGGCAAAAGCTGCATACCTGACGAGAATATAGAAAAACTCACGTCGGCGGCGTCCGACATTGCAGATATAGCAAACATCACGATAGAAAGCGGTATGCCGTATGTGGGCGCGAGCGCGTTTGCCCATAAGGGCGGCATGCATGCGAGCGGAGTCGTAAAGGCGTCGAGCTCGTTTGAGCATATAGATCCGGCAAGGGTGGGCAATTTCAGAAGGTTCTTAGCCTCCGAGGTGGCCGGACGCGCGACGATACTTCAAAAGATCCATCAGTTCGACAAGTCGATAACGCGCGACGATCCGTTTGTTGCCGAGACGCTTTCAAAGCTTAAGGAGCTTGAATATGAGGGCTGGCAGTTTGAATCGGCGGACGCAAGCTTTGAGCTTTTGGTGCGCCGCATAAACGGATCGTATAATCCGCATTTTGAGCTTATCCACTGCAAGGCGATAAGCGAACAGCCGCATAAGGACGACGACGGCGCGTTCGCCGCAGTTAAGGTGCGCGTTGACGGCAGGGTGGAAATGACGGCCGCAGAAGGAAACGGCCCCGTAAACGCAATAGACGCGGCGCTGAGAAAGTCGCTCGAGGTGTTTTATCCTACGCTTTCCGCCGTTCATCTTATCGACTATAAGGTAAGAGTGCTTGAAAGCGGCGAGGCTACCGGCGCAAAGGTTCGCGTTCTTATTACGACTACCGACGGTCAGCGCACGTGGACCACGGTAGGCGTGTCGGCCGATATTATAGAGGCAAGCTGGCTTGCGCTCAGAGATTCGATAGAGTACAAGCTTCTGCGCGATGAACAGAACGCATAA